Proteins encoded together in one Ammospiza caudacuta isolate bAmmCau1 chromosome 27, bAmmCau1.pri, whole genome shotgun sequence window:
- the NGFR gene encoding tumor necrosis factor receptor superfamily member 16 — protein MAGLLPLLLLLLRAGPWAGASKDDCASRLFTLGGECCRLCNVGEGVVQPCGVNQTVCEPCLDSVTFSDTASATEPCKPCTQCEGLQSMSAPCVETDDAVCRCAYGYFQDESSGGCRECRVCEVGFGLMFPCKDSQDTVCEECPEGTFSSEANFVDPCLPCTTCEDNEVLVRECTAVADAECRGLHPRWTTPAPSLGGSESPEATGEPPSTEGGPSTAADAATTVVGSSQPVLTHGTSDNLIPVYCSILAAVVVGLVAYIAFKRWNSCKQNKQGANNRPVNQTPSPEGEKLHSDSGISVDSQSLHEQQPPGQGTQGPAPKADGSPYSALPASKQEEVEKLLGSSAEDTWRQLAGELGYKEELIESFTREEAPARALLAHWAGRESATLDALLAALRRLQRGDIADSLASDSTATSPV, from the exons GGCCCCTGGGCCGGCGCCTCCAAGGACGATTGTGCCTCCAGGCTGTTCACGTTGGGCGGGGAGTGCTGCCGCCTCTGCAACGTGGGCGAGGGCGTGGTGCAGCCCTGCGGGGTCAACCAGACGGTGTGCGAGCCCTGCCTGGACA GCGTCACCTTCTCGGACACGGCGAGCGCCACGGAGCCGTGCAAGCCGTGCACGCAGTGCGAGGGGCTGCAGAGCATGTCGGCGCCCTGCGTGGAGACCGACGACGCCGTGTGCCGCTGCGCCTACGGCTACTTCCAGGACGAGAGCAGCGGCGGCTGCCGCGAGTGCCGCGTCTGCGAGGTCGGCTTCGGGCTCATGTTCCCCTGCAAGGACTCGCAGGACACCGTGTGCGAGGAGTGCCCCGAGGGCACCTTCTCCAGCGAGGCCAACTTCGTGgacccctgcctgccctgcaccaCCTGCGAGGACAACGAGGTGCTGGTGCGCGAGTGCACGGCCGTGGCGGACGCCGAGTGCAGGG GGCTCCACCCTCGCTGGACCACGCCGGCCCCGTCCCTGGGGGGCTCTGAGAGCCCCGAGGCCACCGGGGAGCCGCCGAGCACCGAGGGCGGGCCCAGCACGGCGGCCGACGCGGCCACCACGGTCGTGGGCAGCTCGCAGCCCGTGCTCACCCACGGCACCAGCGACAACCTCATCCCCGTCTACTGCTCCATCCTGGCCGCCGTGGTGGTGGGGCTGGTGGCCTACATCGCCTTCAAGAG gtgGAACAGCTGCAAGCAGAACAAGCAAGGCGCCAACAACCGCCCGGTGAACCAGACGCCGTCCCCCGAGGGCGAGAAGCTGCACAGCGACAGCGGCATCTCCGTGGACAGCCAGAGCCTGCACGAGCAGCAGCCGCCCGGGCAGGGCACCCAGGGGCCAG ctcccaaggcGGACGGCAGCCCCTACTCAGCGCTGCCGGCCAGcaagcaggaggaggtggagaagCTGCTGGGCAGCTCGGCCGAGGACACGTGGCGGCAGCTGGCGGGGGAGCTGGGCTACAAGGAGGAGCTGATCGAGTCCTTCACGCGCGAGGAGGCGCCGGCGCGGGCGCTGCTGGCGCACTGGGCCGGCCGCGAGTCGGCCACGCTGGACGCGCTCCTGGCCGCCCTGCGCCGCCTGCAGCGCGGCGACATCGCCGACAGCCTGGCCAGCGACTCCACCGCCACCTCCCCGGTGTGA